The window TCGACCAGACCGTTCATGTCGTTCGAGCCCTGCTTCGTCGTCACGTTGACGATCACGCCGGTGTAGCCGCCGTACTCGGCCGAGGCGCCGGCGCCGAGGACGGTGACGTCCTCGACCGAGAAGAAGCCGAGAGGCACCTCGCTCTCGCCCGCCTCCGGGCTGTTGATGATGACGCCGTCGACCGAGAACTGGACGCCCATGCCGGGCGAGCCGAAGGCTGAAGGTTGCCTGCCGTCCGCGTTCTGGGAGTGGACGCCGGGAGCCAACTGCACGACGCCCCGGATGCTGCGTTGGGTCGGCACCTCCATCAGGATCTCGTTGTTGAGTTCCGTCGTCTGGAGCGTCGAACTGCGGACGTCGATGAGCGGTGAGCCCTCGACGATGATGATGTCCTCGATGCTTCCCAACTGCATCGTCAGGTCGACGCTCAGGGTCTGGTTGACGGTGAGGACGATGTCCTCCTGCTGCGCGGTCGAGAAGCCCTCGATCGAGGCTGCGACGGTGTAGGTGGACGGCAGCAGCGCGACGAAGCGGTAGCGTCCGTTCGCGTCCGTCATCGTTTCGCTGGTCGCGCCGAGTTCTCCCGACGTGAGCGTTACGTTGACGCCCGGCATGCGGTCACCGTTGGGGTCCGTGATGGTGCCGGTGATCGAGCCGCGCTCGATCGACTGGGCCGCTGCGCCGGTGGCGACGAAGACGAGAAGCACCCCCAAGCAAACCATCCGGGTACTCCTTGCCGCCGGGGCAAGGCAGCGCGAATCCGCCGTTCCGCGGTACTTCATCTCCGCCTCCTTCTTCTTCGGCTTCCGTCTTCTCCCTACACGCCCTGGCTCACAGGCCGGCTTGACCCGGGCCGACCCGATTCCCAAGGACACATAGCGTTCGATGTTCAAACTACGTTAGCCTCGGGTACCATGGTCGTCAAACGGAATTCGGATTGTTGGATCCGAACCTTGGAGGCCACCGCCTGCGACCTTCTCGATCGATGGGTGCGCGCCGGGTCAGGCTCGAGACGGAACACGGGTCGCCAGGCGTTCCCGGATCAACGCCAGCGCCTCGCGGCGGTCGGCTTCGGGTAGGGCTTGCCGGGGCGGCCGAACGGTCTCGGACCCCATCCCGACCTCCGCCTGCACCAGCTTGATCAACTGGACGAACTCCGGCACGGTGTCCATGCGCAGCAGGGGAAGGAACCATGCGTAGAGTTCGAACGCCTCCTGCCGCCGGCCCGCCACGGCCAGGTCGAACAGGCGAACGGACTCGGCCGGCAGCGCGTTGACCAGGCCCGCGATCCAGCCCGTCGCCCCCGACCACGCGGCTTCGTAGGGCATGTCGTCGAGGCCGGCGAAGACGTCGAGGCGGTCTCCCAGCAGGGCCTTGACCGCGGTGATCCGCCGGATGTCGCCGCTCGACTCCTTGATTGCCCGCAGGCTGGGGTGCTCGGCGGCCAGTTCGCCCATGATCTCAGGCAGGATGTCGACCCCGTAGGCGAAGGGGTTGTTGTAGAGCATGCACGGCAGGTCCGTGGCCTCGAAGATGGCCGCGACGTGACCCCGGGTCTCGTGCATCTTGCCGTTGTGGACGTACGGGGGAAGCACCATGAGCGCGTCGGCCCCGCGTTCGGCCGAGCCGCGGGCGATGAGGACGGCTTCGGCCGTGCTGAGCGCCGAGATGCCGGGCATCACGGGCGCCCGGCCGTCGAGAGCCGCGACGCAGGTCTCGACGATCGCCAGCTTCTCGTCGAACTGGAGGGTGTTGCCCTCGCCCAGCGAGCCGAGGGGCACGATGCCGGTACAGCCATGGTCGACAAGCCAGTTGGCGTGCTTTGCGAGGAAGTCGTGATCGACCGTCAGGTCGTCGTTGAACGGCGTAGTGATGGCCGTCATGACACCGCGGAATTCCATGTCCTGCTCCTGTTCTGACTCCGTGAGTCTACTGCCGGGCGACCTCCTCGATCGCCGCGATGCCGCCGACTCTTCCGGCGTTGTCGAGGTAGACCTGCCGCACCCTGTCCTCGAACAGCGGGCGGTCGATCTCGTTGAACTCGATTCCCAGTTTCTCCAGCTCGACTAGGGCCGCCGCGGTCATCGACGCCATCGCCTCCCGTTCGACCTGGACGGACGCCCTGCCGGCGTCGAGCACGGCCTCCTGGACCTCCGGCGGCAACTCGTCGTAGAGCTTGCGGCTGAAGATCAACGCTACGGCGAGGTAGAGGTGCCGCGTGTAGGACACGTACTTCGTGACTTCGTAGAAACGCTCTCCGTAGAGATCGACGTGATCCGTCTCCGCGCCGTCGACGACTCCCTGCTCGAGCGCCGAGTAGAGCTCGCCGAACGACATCGGCGTCGCCTGCGCGCCGAGGGCGTTGAAGGTGTCGACCAGGATCGGGGTCGGGATGACCCGGATCTTGAGGCCCTCGAAGTCGTCGGGGGTGACGATCGGCCGTTCCGCGTTCCAGGCGTTGCGCCGGCCGGCGAACCAGTAACCCAGAACGAGGACGTCGAGTTCCTCCTCGATCCGGTCGGCGACGCGCTCGCCGATCGGTCCGTCGAGCACCCGGTAGAAGTGGTCGAGGTCCCGGAAGATGAAGGGGAAGTTGAAGATCTCCGCCTCGGGGACGAAGGCGGAGATGCCGCCGCCGGCGCTGGCGGCCGAGGCGGCCAGTGCACCCAACTTGACCATCAGGGTCGCCTCCTCCTCGGTGCCGAGCTGCTCGTTCTCGAAGATCTGCACCGTCACGGCGCCGCCGGACCGTTCCTCGAGAATCCGGCTGAACTCCTCGAAGCCGGCCTGGAACGGGTGTCCGGCCGGGCCGTTGTGGGCGACCTTGAGCACGGTGACGCCGTCGCTGCCGCGGCAGCCGGCGAGCAGGGCCAGGGCGCAGAGCGCGAGCGCGGCGGCGCGAAGGGGGCTATTCATAGCCGAGGGCGTCGGGCAGCCAGAGCGTGACCCCGGGCACGAAGGTGATCACCAGCAGCATGATGAGCAGCAGCGCGAGGAAGGGCAACAGTTTGGGCGTCACCTTCTCGATCGGCGTCTTCGAGATGCCGCAGGCGACGTACAGGCAGATGCCGACCGGCGGCGAGATCATGCCGATGCCGACGTTGGCCGCGACCAGGATGCCGAAGTGGAGCGGGTCCATGCCGAGTGCGATCGCCGCCGGCAGGAGGATGGGCATCAGGATGATGATCGGCGGCAGGGCGTCCATCACCATGCCGAGGAACAGGAAGATGAGGTGGACGAAGAGGATGAAGACGATCCAGTTCGGCGCGTGGGTCGAGATCCCTTCCGCCAGCAGGTGCGGTAGCCGTTCGAAGGTCAGGACGAAGGAGAACATGGACGCCGTCCCCAGCACGAACAGGACGACACCGGAGAGCGACGCGGTCTGGAGCAGGACCTTCGGGATGTCCTCGAGCTTCAGCTCCCGGTAGACGAAGAAGGACACGAAAGCCCCGTAGACGACGGCTACGGCGGATGCCTCGGTCGGCGTGAAGACACCGCCGTAGATGCCGCCGAGGATGATGACGATCATGAACAGCGGCAGGATGCCGTCGCGGATCACGCGGAGCCTCTGCGGCCAGGAGGCCTTCTCTTCGAGCGGCAGATTCAGGTCGAGCGCGCGGAGGTAGGTCAGCCCCATCAGGGCCAGACCCAGCACGATCGCCGGCGTGACGCCGGCCGCGAACAGGGCGCCGATCGACATCCCCGAGACGACGCCGATGATGATCAGGTCGATCGCGGGCGGCACCAGGGTCGAGACGCCGCCGGCCGAGGCGAAGACGGCGGTTGCGAACGGGGGTGGGTACTTCCGCTGACGCATCGCCGGAAGGGCGACGGAGCCGATGGCGGCCGTGTTCGCGCTCGGCGAGCCGGAGATCCCGGAGAACAGCATCGTCGACAGGATGACGACCAGGCCGAGGCCGCCCGGCAGGCGGCCGACGAACTGCATCGCCAGGTCGACGATCCGGCGCGCCATGCCGCCGTGCGAGATGAGCGCACCGGCGAGCACGAACAGGGGTACCGCCAGCAGCGGGAAGGAATCCAGGCCGGCGAGGAACTTCTGCGGCAGAACGATGAGGAACTCGGGCGAGCTGTAGAGCAGGCCGACCATGGCCGCGAGAGCGAGCGCGATGGCCACCGGCACACCGAGCAGCAGCGCGGCCACCAGGGTCAGGATGACCAGGATTCCCATCGTCCCGGAAGTCCTACTTCCGTTCCGGTGCCCGGAGTTCCCGGCGCCAGTTGACGAGCACGTAGTAGAGGGTCAGCGTGCTGCCCACGAAGGCCGAGGAGTACGGGACCGCCATCGACATGCGGGTCGCCGGCGCCAGCATGTCGTGCACCTCGATCGCGAAACGGAGCGACTGGTAGGTGAAGACGGCCAGGAACGTGGACGCGGAAAACGCGACCGCCGAACCGATGAGCCGCCGCATGGCCGGCGGCGTCCGGTCGACGACGAAGTGAAGCGCGAAGTGCGCGCCCGTCTTCATCGCGTAGGCGGTGGAGAGGGCGGCGAGCCACATCAGGAGGAAGCGGGCAAGTTCCTCCGACCAGGAGAGCGACGCCTGCAGCACGTAGCGGAAGACGACCTGGGAGAAGGTCACCGCGACCAGGGCGACGAGGATCGTGCAGACCGCCACCTCGAGCGGGTGGCGGAGCAATTCCCGGAACATGGCGCCGAGGCGCTTCAATGCATGTACTGGCCGCCGTTGGCGTAGAAGGTGGCGCCGGTCGTGAACTCGGAGCCGATCATGCAGTCGACCATCCGGGTGATGTCCTCGAACTCGCCCAGCCGTCCCATCGGCAGGGTGGCGAGCTCCTTCGCCAGGCCTTCCTCCGTCTCCAGGTGGTAGCGGTCGATGACCTCGCGGGTCCGGACCGAACCGGGCACCAGGCAGTTGACCCGGATCCGGGGCGAGAGCTCCTGCGCCATGCACTTGGTCAGCGCGATCACGCCGCCCTTGGCACTGCAGAAGTTCGCTCCGTTCTTGCGCCCGATCTGCCCGCAGGCGGCCCCCAGGTTGATGATCACGCCGGGGCGATCGGGGTTGTGGAACAGGAACTCCTGGCCGCAGACGAAGTGGCCGCGGAGATGCGCGGAGACGACCGAGTCCCACATGTCGTCGGTCAACTCCGTGAAGGGCGCGTCGCGGTTGATGCCGGCGAAGTTGATCAGAATGTCGACCTGGCCGAACCGCTCGATCACGGCGTCGAACATCGCCTGCACCTGTTCCCGGTTGGCGACGTCGGCCTGATACTTCATCAGCCGGTCGGTGCTACCGACGCTGGCCGCGATGCGGTTGTAGGTCGCCTGCGCCTCGGGTTCGATCAGGTAGTTCATGACGACCCGGTAGCCCTTCAGGGCGAAGTGCTCGCAGACCTCGGCTCCCAGGCCGCTCGACGCGCCGGTGACCACCATCACTCTGTCTTCGCTCATCGCACTCACTCCTCCTGGCCGCCCCAGATGTCGCCGACGGTGAATCCGTTCGGGAACGGATCCTCCGGATCGACGACGTACTGGGCGAAGCCCGTAATCCACGCGGTCCCGGCCAGGGCCGGCACCGCGGCGTCTACATCGCCGACCTTCGCCTCTCGCACCATGCGGCCCGTGAACGTGGTGCCGAGGACGCCCTCGTGGACAAAATCCTGGCCGAGCGGCAACTCGCCCTTGGCCCACATCGCCGCCATCTTGGCGCAGGTGCCGGTGCCGCAGGGCGAGCGGTCGAGGGCGCCGGTCCAGGTCAGCGGTTTGTTCCAGTCGAGCTTGCCGGTCGAGACGATCACCGTGTTGCGCCGGTGGGAGCCGGGGTTGAGCGGCGGCGCCGAGAGCTGGCCGATCGTCACGCCGCGGATCTCCGGGTTCAGGGGATGCACGGGGGGCGGAAGCTGCTCCTGGCAGGCGGCCTTGATCATCTCGCCGACGCGGGTCGCTTCGGCGGCCTCTTCCGGCGCCAGGGTGAGGCCGACCTGATCGGCGTCGGCGATGACGTAGAACATGCCGCCGTACGTCACGTCGACGGTGACCTTGCCGAGTTCCGGGACCTCGAGGACGGCGTCGAGGTGGACGGCGAACGCCGGCACGTTCTCGAACTCGACCCGCTTCACCTTGCCGCGCTCGACGTCGGCGCGCACCCGGATCAGTCCGGCGGGCGACTCCAGGGTAAGTTCGGTGACGGGCTCGGTGTGCGGCACCATCCCGGTCTCGATCAGCACGGTGACGACGGCGATCGTGTTCGTTCCCGACATGCCCGGGTACTCGACCTGCTCCATGATCACGTAGCCGGCGACCGCGTCGGGGTGGGTCGCCGGCAGGACCAGGTTGCAGTTCGCCGCGGGATAGCCACGCGGCTCGCGCAGCATCCGCAGGCGCAGCTCGTCCGCCTCCGTTTCGAGGTAGCGCATCTTCTCGAACATCGTCGAGCCGGGGACGTCGAGGACGCCGCCGACGATCACGCGGCCGGGCTCGCCGCCGACGTGGGTGTCGACGGCGTGGATCACGTTGGAGACGCGCATGCTCAGGAACTCGCGCCGGGCGGCATGACCTTCATCTTCATCCAGCCGGCGGTGTTGTGGAAGTCGGCGACGACGCTGCCGGGCGGGACGAGCGCGTCGCAGGCGGCCCGCTGCTCGTCGTTCAAACTCATGTCGAGCACCGGCAGCAGATCCTCGAGGTGCCTGAGGGTGCGCGGCCCGATCAGCGGCGCGGTGATGCCCGGCTGGTCCTTGGTCCAGAGGATCGCGAACTGGGCCGGCGTGAGGCCGGAGTCGGCCGCGATCTCGGCGAACTTGCGGCCGACGTCGATACCGGCCCGGGTGACGCGGTCGGCGTAGAAGCCGCCCCGGAGCGCCGCGCGCGAGCCCTCGGGATAGTCCGAGTCGCTCAGGTAGCGGCCGGCCAGCACACCCATCGCCATCGGCGCCCAGGTGATGATGCCCAGGCCGAGGCGCTGACACATCGGGATCAGTTCGTTTTCGATCCGGCGGTCCAGCAGGTTGTAGGGGGGCTGCTCACTGGCGAAGCGGGCGTAGCCCTTCAGCTCGCTCGTCATCACGGCTTCGGCGACCATCCAGGCCGGGTGAGTCGAGCAGCCGATGTAACGGATCTTCCCGGCCCGGACGAGGTCGTCGAGCGCCCTCAGGGTCTCGTCGAACGGCATCTCGGGCGAGGGACGATGCAGTTGATACAGGTCGATGTAGTCGGTCTGCAGCCTGCGGAGCGAGCCCTCGCAGGCGCGGATCAGGTTGATTCGGGAGTGGCCGTACTCGTTGGGGCCGATGCTGCCGGTGTAGTCCACGACGCTCTCGCCGACGACCCGGCGGCCATGGTCGACCTTGGTTGCGATCAGCAGCTCGTGGCGCCGCCCGTTCGCCTTGAGGGCGCGGCCGATGATCCGCTCGCCCTCGCCCTCGGCGTAGACCTCGCCGGTGTCGATCAGGTTGATGCCCGCGTCCATCGCCGTCTCCAGCATGCGCACGCACTCCGGCTCCGGCGTCGGATCGGCGAAGTTGTCGCTGCCGAAGCAGAGGGGTGCGACCTTGACGCCGGTCCGTCCCAGTACGCGGTACTCCATGAGTGCTCCTGCTTCCGGCCGATCCCGCGCCTACTTGTGCCAGCGCCGCCCGTTGCCGAGGCCGTCGGCGCGCGGGAAGAGCTCGTCGCGCATCGCGGCATGGTAGGCGAAGCTGGCCAGGATGACCGAGGCCTGCTCCAGGTCGTCGGCGATCAGCCGGTCGTAGACGTCCATGTTCGTGTGGAAGGTGGCGTTGAAGAACTCCAGGTCGTCCTGGATGAACTGGTAACCCTGCAGGCCCGCTTCGAGAAATGCCATGTGGTCCGTGCCGCCGGTGTTACCGGGCACGATCCAGGTCATGCCCACATCGTGGAACGGTTCCATCCATGCCTCGAAGATCGGGCGGGAGTCGTCGTTGCCCTGCAGGTACATGCCGCGGAAGCGGCCGTACCAGTCGACGTTGAAGTAGACGGAGAGGTTCGCGTGGGCGGCCGGCTTCTCCGGGGACGCCGGGTCGCCGAAGTGCTCGCGAACGTAGGCGCGGGAGCCGAGCAGGCCGCTCTCCTCGGCGCCCCAGAGCGCCGCCCGGATCGTGCGTCGCGGCTCGAGGTTGGCTGCCCGCAGCAGCCGCATCGCTTCCATCACGATCGCGCTTCCGGAGGCGTTGTCGGTGGCGCCGGTGCCGGCCGGTTCCGCGTCCAGGTGGCCACCGATCATCACGACCTCGTGGGCGAGGTCGCTTCCGGGCAGATCGGCGATCACGTTGTAGTCGAGCGGATCGTCGTCGCTGAGGACGTTGCGGACCTCGATCTCCATCTCGACCGGCGTTCCGGCGGCCAGCAGCCTCATCATCCGGTTGTAGTGCTCGGGCGCGACCACGACGCGGGGCATCGGCACCGGTTCGTCCAGCGGCAGCGGACCGTCGCCCGAGACGTGGACGATCCCCTTGTCCATCGGGCCGACGTTGGTGGAACCGATCTCGACCAGCACGGCGACGCCTTGCCCTTCCAGGAACGTCTCGATGTCGTGGCGCGTCAGTTCGGGTGCGGTCTCGTCGTCGTCCCTCGACCGGCTGGGGTTGTTCCGCGGGTCGATCTCGAGGCGGGCCATGCCGCTGAGTTCCTCGTCCGACAGCCGGACCGCCTGCGGCGAGAAGTTCGGCACCAGTTCCCGCTGGGGCGAGACGAGGAGAATCGACGCCCCGAGCCGTGCTTGCAGGGCTTCCAGGTCGTCCCGCGTCTCGACGCCGCTGAGGTCGACCGCGGTTACCGGTCCGGCGACCCTGCCGTCCGTGCTCCGGGTGCCTGGCTGCGCGTAGCCGATGACCGGCTGGTACTGCGGCGCCGTGATGTGAACCGAAGTGTGGCGGTTCTCCCAGGCGTAGCCGAACTCGCCCCAGGGTTCGAGCGTCGCCTGGAGACCGAACTCCTCCAGAGTGTCGCGAGCCCAACTGGCGGCGCCGTCGTAAGAGGGGGAGTTCGCGTACCTGGGACCGTAGAGGTCGGTCAGGACGTGGGCGAATTCCATGACCTGGGAGCGGTTGAATCCCTCGTCACGGAGTTCTGCGACGACGTCGAGGTCGACGGTCTCCGGTGGGGAGGCTGATCCGCCGGCGACCTCTTCGCCAGCCGGGACCCCGCACGCCACGAGCGTCGCCGCGAGAGCGACGAGGGCGGGCATCCGGTTGACACCGCGCGCGATCACCGAGTCTTCGAACCTCCGTGTTCTGCTGACCGTCCGGCACTATACAGGCGGTGCCGGGATCGCTCGGCCACTACACTGCCGCCGTGTCAGCGATCGGCATCGCCGTCCTCCTCTTCGTCGCTCTGACGCTGTACGTAGGCGTTCGCACCTACGCGAAGATCCGCGGCCGGGCGACGAACTACTACGTCGCCGGCAACGCGATGCCGGTCGGAGTCGTCGGCATCACGCTCTGCGCACAGGCGTTCGACGCGAACGGTTCGGTGGGTAATGCGTCGCTCGTCCACTCGGGCGGCTTCTGGGCCGGCGCCGTGATCCCGGTCGGGCTCGCCCTGTGCCTGTTCATCGCCGGCGCCTGGTTCGCCGAACCGCTGCACCGCATGCGGCTGATGACCCTGGCCGACTTCTACCGGCGCCGGTACAGCGTCTCCACCGAGACGCTGGCCGCGTGCCTCATGCTGCTCAGCAACGTCGTCCTGGTCGCGGGCAACCTGGCGGGCCTTGGCCTGCTGTTCGAACTCGTCTTCGGAGCGCCCTACCTCGCCATGCTGATCGCCGTCGCGCTCTGCATCCTCGCCTACGCGGTCTCGGGCGGTCTCTACGCCACGATCGCGACTAGCGTGCTCCAGGTCTCGATCTTCATCGTCAGCATCGTCGTCGCCTTCGTCTGGCTCGGCGGCAGCCATGGCTGGGGCAACCTGCTGAGTGCCGCCCCCGAAGGCGCGATGAGCCTTGCGGGCCTCTTCTCGCGCGAGAGCGGCGCGCTCGTCAACTGGGCGGCTCTGGGGTCGCTGGCGCTGGGCGACATCGTCGCTATCGACTTCATCCAGCGGATGATCTCGGCCGATTCGGGCCGCTCGGCGAAGCGCGGCTGCTACGTCGCCGGGGGATTGACCCTCGTCGTCGGTCTCACGGTCTCGCTGATCGGCCTCTCGGCCCACTACTTCGGCCGCGACGCGGGCTCCTCCCTGCTCGTCGACCTGGCGCTGACCGACCTGCCGCTGCTGATCGGAGGGGCGGTTCTGCTGGGCATCATCGCGGCCAGCATGTCGACCGCGAGCGGCGTCGTGCTCGACCTGGCGAACGTGATCACCCG is drawn from Acidobacteriota bacterium and contains these coding sequences:
- a CDS encoding dihydrodipicolinate synthase family protein, whose product is MTAITTPFNDDLTVDHDFLAKHANWLVDHGCTGIVPLGSLGEGNTLQFDEKLAIVETCVAALDGRAPVMPGISALSTAEAVLIARGSAERGADALMVLPPYVHNGKMHETRGHVAAIFEATDLPCMLYNNPFAYGVDILPEIMGELAAEHPSLRAIKESSGDIRRITAVKALLGDRLDVFAGLDDMPYEAAWSGATGWIAGLVNALPAESVRLFDLAVAGRRQEAFELYAWFLPLLRMDTVPEFVQLIKLVQAEVGMGSETVRPPRQALPEADRREALALIRERLATRVPSRA
- a CDS encoding TRAP transporter small permease, with translation MKRLGAMFRELLRHPLEVAVCTILVALVAVTFSQVVFRYVLQASLSWSEELARFLLMWLAALSTAYAMKTGAHFALHFVVDRTPPAMRRLIGSAVAFSASTFLAVFTYQSLRFAIEVHDMLAPATRMSMAVPYSSAFVGSTLTLYYVLVNWRRELRAPERK
- a CDS encoding proline racemase family protein, which produces MRVSNVIHAVDTHVGGEPGRVIVGGVLDVPGSTMFEKMRYLETEADELRLRMLREPRGYPAANCNLVLPATHPDAVAGYVIMEQVEYPGMSGTNTIAVVTVLIETGMVPHTEPVTELTLESPAGLIRVRADVERGKVKRVEFENVPAFAVHLDAVLEVPELGKVTVDVTYGGMFYVIADADQVGLTLAPEEAAEATRVGEMIKAACQEQLPPPVHPLNPEIRGVTIGQLSAPPLNPGSHRRNTVIVSTGKLDWNKPLTWTGALDRSPCGTGTCAKMAAMWAKGELPLGQDFVHEGVLGTTFTGRMVREAKVGDVDAAVPALAGTAWITGFAQYVVDPEDPFPNGFTVGDIWGGQEE
- a CDS encoding aldo/keto reductase; translation: MEYRVLGRTGVKVAPLCFGSDNFADPTPEPECVRMLETAMDAGINLIDTGEVYAEGEGERIIGRALKANGRRHELLIATKVDHGRRVVGESVVDYTGSIGPNEYGHSRINLIRACEGSLRRLQTDYIDLYQLHRPSPEMPFDETLRALDDLVRAGKIRYIGCSTHPAWMVAEAVMTSELKGYARFASEQPPYNLLDRRIENELIPMCQRLGLGIITWAPMAMGVLAGRYLSDSDYPEGSRAALRGGFYADRVTRAGIDVGRKFAEIAADSGLTPAQFAILWTKDQPGITAPLIGPRTLRHLEDLLPVLDMSLNDEQRAACDALVPPGSVVADFHNTAGWMKMKVMPPGASS
- a CDS encoding SDR family oxidoreductase, coding for MSEDRVMVVTGASSGLGAEVCEHFALKGYRVVMNYLIEPEAQATYNRIAASVGSTDRLMKYQADVANREQVQAMFDAVIERFGQVDILINFAGINRDAPFTELTDDMWDSVVSAHLRGHFVCGQEFLFHNPDRPGVIINLGAACGQIGRKNGANFCSAKGGVIALTKCMAQELSPRIRVNCLVPGSVRTREVIDRYHLETEEGLAKELATLPMGRLGEFEDITRMVDCMIGSEFTTGATFYANGGQYMH
- a CDS encoding M20/M25/M40 family metallo-hydrolase, whose translation is MIARGVNRMPALVALAATLVACGVPAGEEVAGGSASPPETVDLDVVAELRDEGFNRSQVMEFAHVLTDLYGPRYANSPSYDGAASWARDTLEEFGLQATLEPWGEFGYAWENRHTSVHITAPQYQPVIGYAQPGTRSTDGRVAGPVTAVDLSGVETRDDLEALQARLGASILLVSPQRELVPNFSPQAVRLSDEELSGMARLEIDPRNNPSRSRDDDETAPELTRHDIETFLEGQGVAVLVEIGSTNVGPMDKGIVHVSGDGPLPLDEPVPMPRVVVAPEHYNRMMRLLAAGTPVEMEIEVRNVLSDDDPLDYNVIADLPGSDLAHEVVMIGGHLDAEPAGTGATDNASGSAIVMEAMRLLRAANLEPRRTIRAALWGAEESGLLGSRAYVREHFGDPASPEKPAAHANLSVYFNVDWYGRFRGMYLQGNDDSRPIFEAWMEPFHDVGMTWIVPGNTGGTDHMAFLEAGLQGYQFIQDDLEFFNATFHTNMDVYDRLIADDLEQASVILASFAYHAAMRDELFPRADGLGNGRRWHK
- a CDS encoding TRAP transporter large permease encodes the protein MGILVILTLVAALLLGVPVAIALALAAMVGLLYSSPEFLIVLPQKFLAGLDSFPLLAVPLFVLAGALISHGGMARRIVDLAMQFVGRLPGGLGLVVILSTMLFSGISGSPSANTAAIGSVALPAMRQRKYPPPFATAVFASAGGVSTLVPPAIDLIIIGVVSGMSIGALFAAGVTPAIVLGLALMGLTYLRALDLNLPLEEKASWPQRLRVIRDGILPLFMIVIILGGIYGGVFTPTEASAVAVVYGAFVSFFVYRELKLEDIPKVLLQTASLSGVVLFVLGTASMFSFVLTFERLPHLLAEGISTHAPNWIVFILFVHLIFLFLGMVMDALPPIIILMPILLPAAIALGMDPLHFGILVAANVGIGMISPPVGICLYVACGISKTPIEKVTPKLLPFLALLLIMLLVITFVPGVTLWLPDALGYE
- a CDS encoding TRAP transporter substrate-binding protein, whose protein sequence is MNSPLRAAALALCALALLAGCRGSDGVTVLKVAHNGPAGHPFQAGFEEFSRILEERSGGAVTVQIFENEQLGTEEEATLMVKLGALAASAASAGGGISAFVPEAEIFNFPFIFRDLDHFYRVLDGPIGERVADRIEEELDVLVLGYWFAGRRNAWNAERPIVTPDDFEGLKIRVIPTPILVDTFNALGAQATPMSFGELYSALEQGVVDGAETDHVDLYGERFYEVTKYVSYTRHLYLAVALIFSRKLYDELPPEVQEAVLDAGRASVQVEREAMASMTAAALVELEKLGIEFNEIDRPLFEDRVRQVYLDNAGRVGGIAAIEEVARQ